From a region of the Chromatiales bacterium genome:
- the rpsQ gene encoding 30S ribosomal protein S17, translating into MNEKETTARMVTGRVVSSGMHKSITVVIERRVPHPTYGKFVRRSTKLMAHDEANECGVGDTVTIEECRPISKRKSWRVVRIVERAR; encoded by the coding sequence ATGAACGAGAAAGAAACGACAGCGCGCATGGTTACCGGACGAGTGGTCTCGAGTGGGATGCACAAGTCCATCACGGTGGTCATTGAGCGCCGGGTGCCGCATCCGACGTACGGAAAATTCGTTCGTCGTTCGACCAAGTTGATGGCGCATGACGAGGCCAACGAGTGTGGCGTGGGCGATACCGTTACAATTGAAGAATGCCGCCCGATCTCCAAGCGTAAGAGCTGGCGGGTCGTGCGCATTGTCGAGCGCGCGCGTTAA
- the rplP gene encoding 50S ribosomal protein L16, which translates to MLQPKRTKFRKLHKGRNRGVANRGSKVSFGDFGLKAVDRGRLTARQIEAGRRAITRHVRRGGKIWIRVFPDKPITKKPLEVRMGKGKGSVEYWVALIQPGRMIYEIEGVNEEIAREAFRLAAAKLPFTTSFVKRQVL; encoded by the coding sequence ATGCTGCAACCAAAACGAACCAAGTTCCGCAAGCTCCACAAGGGTCGCAACCGTGGCGTTGCGAATCGCGGCAGCAAGGTCAGCTTCGGCGACTTCGGCCTGAAGGCGGTTGATCGCGGTCGGCTGACTGCGCGCCAGATTGAGGCCGGTCGGCGTGCCATCACGCGTCATGTGCGCCGCGGCGGCAAGATCTGGATTCGCGTGTTTCCGGACAAGCCGATCACGAAGAAGCCCCTTGAAGTGCGCATGGGCAAGGGCAAGGGCAGTGTCGAGTACTGGGTCGCACTGATCCAGCCCGGTCGTATGATTTACGAAATAGAAGGCGTAAACGAGGAGATTGCGCGCGAGGCATTCCGCCTTGCCGCGGCAAAACTCCCGTTCACCACGTCCTTCGTTAAACGGCAGGTGTTGTGA
- the rplV gene encoding 50S ribosomal protein L22, with amino-acid sequence MNTKAIYRYAPLSAQKGRLVANAIRGMAVEKAQLYLAYTPKKAARIFKKVLDSAVANAEHNDGANIDELKVAEVFVDEGPSLKRFHARARGRGNRITKRQSHITIKVASAD; translated from the coding sequence ATGAACACCAAAGCTATCTATCGCTACGCTCCGCTTTCGGCACAGAAGGGCCGACTCGTCGCCAATGCGATTCGCGGCATGGCCGTCGAGAAGGCGCAACTCTATCTGGCGTACACGCCGAAGAAGGCTGCGCGCATCTTCAAGAAGGTGCTGGATTCAGCCGTCGCAAACGCCGAGCACAACGATGGTGCGAACATCGACGAATTGAAGGTGGCCGAGGTGTTCGTTGACGAGGGGCCGAGCCTCAAGCGTTTCCATGCGCGAGCGCGTGGTCGCGGCAACCGGATTACAAAGCGTCAGAGCCACATCACGATCAAGGTCGCATCGGCCGACTGA
- the rpmC gene encoding 50S ribosomal protein L29: MKSGELREKSDGDLRDELHALLREQFNLRMQKGFGQMGNTSRLRTVRRDIARAKTVMNERRK, encoded by the coding sequence ATGAAATCCGGGGAGCTGCGCGAGAAGTCCGACGGCGATCTGCGCGACGAGCTGCACGCGTTGCTGCGTGAGCAGTTCAACCTGCGCATGCAGAAGGGCTTTGGGCAGATGGGCAACACATCGCGTCTGCGAACTGTGCGCCGCGACATCGCGCGCGCCAAAACCGTAATGAACGAGCGTCGGAAGTAG
- the rplN gene encoding 50S ribosomal protein L14: MIQMQSQLDVADNSGAKRVQCIKVLGGSKRRYAGIGDIIKVSVKDAIPRGKVNKGDVFNALVVRTKSGVRRPDGSLIRFDSNAAVLLNNQLQPIGTRIFGPVTRELRSSQFMKIISLAPEVL; the protein is encoded by the coding sequence ATGATTCAGATGCAATCCCAGCTCGATGTCGCTGACAACAGTGGCGCCAAGCGTGTGCAGTGCATCAAGGTGCTCGGCGGTTCAAAGCGCCGGTATGCGGGCATTGGTGACATCATCAAGGTTAGCGTCAAAGACGCCATCCCTCGCGGCAAGGTGAACAAGGGCGATGTGTTCAACGCATTGGTTGTGCGGACCAAGTCCGGCGTCCGTCGGCCGGATGGCTCCCTGATCCGCTTTGACTCGAACGCCGCTGTACTGCTGAACAATCAGCTGCAGCCGATTGGCACGCGTATCTTCGGGCCGGTGACGCGCGAACTTCGTTCGTCCCAGTTCATGAAGATTATTTCGCTGGCCCCGGAAGTACTCTGA
- the rpsC gene encoding 30S ribosomal protein S3 yields MGQKVHPTGFRLGVTTEWTSKWYASSKDYPKLLLSDLEVRDYLRKRLAQASVSRIQINRPAKNAFITIHTARPGMVIGKKGEDIEALRKDVSARMGIPAHITIEEIRKPELDAQLVAENVAQQLERRIMFRRAMKRAVTNTMRLGAQGIRINLAGRLNGAEIARTEWYREGRVPLHTLRADIDYGYAVAVTTYGVIGVKVWVFKGEVFGDRDRRVAADAPAAQA; encoded by the coding sequence ATGGGTCAAAAAGTTCATCCAACCGGATTCCGTCTCGGTGTCACAACCGAATGGACCTCGAAATGGTACGCGAGCAGCAAGGACTATCCGAAGCTGCTGCTAAGCGATCTCGAGGTGCGTGACTATCTGCGCAAGCGGCTGGCTCAGGCATCGGTGAGTCGAATCCAGATCAACCGTCCCGCCAAGAATGCCTTTATCACCATTCACACGGCGCGGCCGGGCATGGTGATCGGCAAGAAGGGCGAGGATATCGAGGCCCTGCGCAAGGACGTGTCCGCCCGCATGGGGATTCCCGCGCACATCACGATCGAGGAAATCCGCAAGCCCGAACTGGATGCGCAGCTCGTGGCCGAGAACGTTGCCCAGCAGCTCGAGCGCCGCATCATGTTCCGCCGCGCGATGAAGCGCGCGGTCACCAACACGATGCGTCTGGGCGCCCAGGGTATCCGGATCAACCTTGCCGGGCGTCTGAATGGCGCGGAGATCGCGCGTACGGAGTGGTATCGCGAGGGTCGTGTGCCGCTGCATACGCTGCGGGCCGACATCGATTACGGCTACGCCGTCGCCGTGACCACCTATGGCGTGATTGGCGTCAAGGTCTGGGTCTTCAAGGGCGAGGTCTTCGGAGATCGGGATCGCCGCGTGGCCGCGGACGCGCCCGCCGCCCAAGCCTGA
- the rpsS gene encoding 30S ribosomal protein S19, protein MPRSIRKGPFVDLHLQKKVDAAVAANDRRPVKTWSRRSMILPDMIGLTIAVHNGRQHVPVLVSENMVGHKLGEFAPTRAFKGHVADKKAK, encoded by the coding sequence GTGCCACGTTCGATCCGCAAGGGCCCGTTCGTCGATCTGCATTTGCAGAAAAAGGTCGATGCAGCGGTTGCCGCGAACGACCGCCGTCCGGTCAAGACCTGGTCGCGCCGTTCCATGATTCTGCCGGACATGATCGGCCTGACCATCGCGGTGCATAACGGCCGCCAGCATGTTCCGGTGCTCGTCAGCGAAAACATGGTTGGCCATAAGCTGGGCGAGTTCGCGCCGACCCGTGCGTTCAAGGGTCATGTCGCGGACAAGAAAGCGAAATAG